In one Alnus glutinosa chromosome 12, dhAlnGlut1.1, whole genome shotgun sequence genomic region, the following are encoded:
- the LOC133852769 gene encoding uncharacterized protein LOC133852769 encodes MAMLMPTDSAESSSVTQGTVRWRHDDAYAQALGNKPEYAGRVRQVGPNIWPMRGSIRSYHTPSQPHSQNQGHAVFSQEMFVSEMERALEVERARHSSEMERALEAERARQASEIERVLEGERARHKLQMDEVLAAQSQIMSRFSQMESLWRQSVSVPGVSHDNIVPDKNSAHHMNVSSVDSRSDPTENAMQLPDHENLAND; translated from the exons ATGGCGATGCTAATGCCAACCGACTCTGCCGAATCGTCAAGCGTAACACAAGGAACGGTACGTTGGAGACATGACGATGCGTATGCCCAGGCGCTTGGCAACAAGCCGGAGTACGCCGGCAGAGTTAGGCAGGTTGGACCAAATATTTGGCCTATGCGAGGGTCCATACGCTCTTACCATACACCATCACAGCCGCATTCACAAAATCAAGGGCACGCCGTCTTTTCGCAAGAAATGTTTGtttctgagatggagagagcactCGAGGTTGAGAGGGCACGACACAgttctgagatggagagagcactCGAGGCTGAGCGGGCAAGACAAGCTTCTGAGATCGAGAGAGTACTTGAGGGTGAGCGGGCACGACACAAGTTACAAATGGATGAGGTGTTGGCAGCACAATCTCAGATTATGTCCCGTTTTAGCCAAATGGAGTCATTGTGGCGCCAATCAGTATCCGTGCCTGGAGTCTCTCATGATAATATAGTGCCAGACAAAAATTCTGCACATCATATGAATGTGTCATCTGTTGATAGCAgatcag ATCCTACGGAAAATGCTATGCAGTTACCCGATCATGAAAATCTTGCCAACGATTGA